One part of the Nostoc sp. PCC 7120 = FACHB-418 genome encodes these proteins:
- the gcvH gene encoding glycine cleavage system protein GcvH, whose amino-acid sequence MSSFEYPQDLRYLDTHEYVRLDGEIATIGITEFAVDQLGDVVFLELPDIGDLLTKGDTFGSIESVKAVENLNAPITGTVVERNEILVESPEAVADDPYGEGWFLKVRVNDPDEVNDALTADEYRAEVEGE is encoded by the coding sequence ATGTCGTCGTTTGAATACCCTCAAGATTTAAGATATTTGGATACTCATGAATACGTGAGACTAGATGGCGAAATCGCTACTATCGGTATTACAGAATTTGCTGTAGATCAATTGGGTGATGTGGTTTTTCTAGAACTGCCAGACATTGGCGATTTACTAACAAAAGGAGACACTTTTGGTTCAATTGAATCAGTCAAAGCCGTCGAAAACTTGAACGCACCAATCACCGGAACAGTTGTAGAACGCAACGAAATTTTGGTTGAATCGCCCGAAGCGGTTGCAGATGATCCCTACGGTGAAGGTTGGTTCTTGAAGGTGCGTGTGAATGATCCTGACGAAGTAAATGATGCTTTGACGGCGGATGAATATCGTGCTGAGGTAGAAGGCGAGTAG
- the gcvT gene encoding glycine cleavage system aminomethyltransferase GcvT, translated as MANQKDTAETLARTPLYQLGVELKARLTSFGGWEMPVQFSGITREHEAVRNAAGMFDISHMGKFTLQGKNLISQLQGLVPSDLSRLQPGQAQYTVLLNPQGGIIDDIIVYYQGEDNTGTQQAFIIVNAATTSKDKAWILSHLDQNQVQFQDISPAKVLIAIQGPKAIGYLQPFVQQNLQPIKAFGHLEATVLGQAGFIARTGYTGEDGFEILVDPEVGVELWRSLYDAGVIPCGLGARDTLRLEAAMALYGQDIDDNTTPLEAGLGWLVHLDTKGDFIGRSVLEQQKATGVQRRLIGLQTQGRNIARHGYQVLSDGKVVGGVTSGTLSPTLGYPVALAYVPSKLAKVGQPLEVEIRGKAYPAVVVKRPFYRSSNKG; from the coding sequence GTGGCTAATCAAAAAGATACTGCCGAAACCTTAGCGAGAACCCCTTTGTATCAACTGGGTGTAGAACTCAAAGCCCGCTTGACCAGCTTTGGCGGGTGGGAAATGCCAGTACAATTTAGTGGGATCACCCGCGAACACGAAGCAGTAAGAAACGCTGCTGGGATGTTTGACATTTCTCACATGGGTAAATTCACCCTCCAAGGTAAAAACCTCATTTCTCAACTCCAAGGTTTAGTTCCTTCAGATTTAAGTAGGTTGCAACCAGGACAAGCCCAATATACCGTGTTGTTAAACCCCCAAGGAGGAATCATCGACGATATTATTGTCTACTACCAAGGTGAAGACAACACTGGTACACAACAGGCATTTATTATCGTCAATGCAGCCACCACTAGTAAAGACAAAGCATGGATACTGTCACACCTCGACCAAAATCAGGTGCAATTCCAAGACATATCACCAGCAAAAGTCTTAATCGCCATTCAAGGGCCAAAAGCTATCGGCTATCTCCAGCCTTTTGTGCAGCAAAACTTACAACCAATCAAAGCCTTTGGACATCTAGAAGCAACAGTACTAGGTCAAGCAGGTTTTATAGCCCGTACAGGTTATACCGGGGAAGATGGCTTTGAGATTTTGGTAGACCCAGAAGTAGGGGTAGAGTTATGGCGTAGTTTATATGATGCAGGTGTCATTCCCTGTGGCTTAGGTGCAAGAGATACCCTGAGGCTAGAAGCAGCTATGGCGCTTTACGGTCAAGACATCGATGACAACACCACTCCTCTAGAAGCTGGGTTAGGGTGGTTAGTTCATTTGGATACCAAAGGAGATTTTATTGGTCGGTCGGTTTTAGAACAACAAAAGGCTACAGGAGTACAACGCCGACTTATAGGTTTGCAAACCCAAGGACGTAACATCGCCCGTCATGGCTACCAAGTTCTCTCAGACGGTAAAGTAGTAGGCGGAGTGACTAGCGGCACTCTATCACCTACACTGGGTTATCCTGTTGCTTTAGCCTACGTCCCTAGCAAACTAGCGAAAGTTGGTCAACCGCTAGAAGTCGAAATTCGTGGTAAAGCATACCCAGCTGTTGTAGTTAAGCGACCCTTTTATCGTTCAAGTAATAAGGGTTAG
- a CDS encoding pentapeptide repeat-containing protein, giving the protein MKDWRVVVSFVLAMVLFLFPGSAQAASSSSITRSAGDELKAKDFSGQSLIGSEFTNVDLENANFSNADLRGGVFNGTVLEGVNLHGVDFSEGIAYLANFKNADLSDAILTNAMMLRSIFDNVNVTGADFTNAVLDITQVKKLCLKANGVNSKTGVDTRESLGCR; this is encoded by the coding sequence ATGAAAGATTGGCGAGTAGTGGTTAGTTTTGTCTTAGCAATGGTTTTATTTTTGTTTCCTGGGTCAGCCCAAGCTGCGAGTTCGTCTAGTATCACCCGTTCGGCTGGTGATGAACTGAAGGCAAAAGATTTCTCTGGTCAAAGTTTAATTGGTTCTGAGTTTACCAATGTAGATTTAGAAAATGCCAATTTTAGCAATGCTGACTTACGTGGTGGTGTGTTTAACGGGACTGTGCTGGAGGGGGTTAATTTGCATGGTGTGGATTTTAGTGAGGGCATAGCTTATCTGGCAAATTTTAAGAACGCTGATTTAAGCGATGCTATTTTAACTAATGCTATGATGCTGCGTTCTATTTTTGATAACGTTAATGTCACTGGGGCAGATTTTACTAATGCGGTTTTAGATATAACGCAAGTGAAAAAACTCTGTCTTAAGGCTAATGGCGTAAACTCTAAAACTGGTGTTGATACCCGTGAGTCTTTGGGTTGTCGCTAG
- a CDS encoding LmeA family phospholipid-binding protein, whose translation MFGGLTGLQDPKGTDWGERMLNTVASQTIRHLFSQSESVEVFVRCYPSSKLLQGSIDSFKMSGRGLVIRREFAVEEMSFETDAVSIDFGAVLSGKLNLKQPTQAIAQVILSETGINQAFKAELVQKRLVNLTLPALTELSDGKPVSFTEVQVQLLPQNSLRLTAQADLGSGELIPISMTLTVAVEKRRRISFKDPKVELGAVPETQQEISQTLSLALAEILDNMVDLDRFDLDGVKMRLNRLETEGDRLIFSGYAEIERIPRSA comes from the coding sequence ATGTTCGGCGGACTTACTGGTTTACAAGATCCTAAAGGCACTGATTGGGGCGAGAGAATGCTCAATACAGTAGCCAGCCAAACGATTCGCCACCTGTTTTCCCAAAGCGAGTCAGTAGAAGTCTTTGTGCGCTGCTATCCCTCTAGCAAGCTGTTGCAAGGCAGCATTGATAGCTTCAAAATGAGCGGACGTGGCTTAGTCATCCGCAGAGAGTTTGCGGTAGAGGAGATGTCTTTTGAGACGGATGCCGTGTCTATTGACTTTGGTGCTGTTTTGAGTGGTAAGTTAAATCTTAAGCAACCAACACAAGCGATCGCGCAAGTAATTTTATCGGAAACTGGAATTAATCAAGCCTTTAAAGCTGAACTAGTACAGAAGCGGCTAGTCAACTTAACTTTACCCGCTTTAACTGAATTATCTGACGGTAAACCAGTTTCTTTTACTGAAGTTCAGGTACAACTATTACCCCAAAATAGCCTCAGACTGACAGCGCAGGCGGATTTAGGTAGCGGAGAACTGATCCCCATTAGCATGACTCTGACGGTGGCTGTGGAAAAGCGCCGCCGTATTTCTTTTAAAGATCCCAAAGTTGAACTTGGTGCTGTTCCCGAAACGCAACAAGAAATATCACAAACCTTGAGTCTAGCACTGGCGGAAATTTTAGATAATATGGTCGATTTAGACCGTTTTGACCTTGATGGTGTGAAAATGCGGCTGAACCGATTAGAAACCGAAGGAGACAGGTTAATTTTTAGTGGCTATGCAGAAATTGAACGGATTCCTCGTAGTGCTTGA
- the ilvB gene encoding biosynthetic-type acetolactate synthase large subunit, giving the protein MTVSLPSPTSPSQTEKHTQSVNSPSVVVTPQRVTGGFALLDSLLRHGVEYIFGYPGGAILPIYDDLYKVEATGSLKHILVRHEQGAAHAADGYARATGKVGVCFGTSGPGATNLVTGIATAYMDSIPMVIVTGQVPRKMIGTDAFQETDIYGITLPIVKHSYVVRDPQDMARIVAEAFHIASTGRPGPVLIDVPKDVAFEQFDYVPVEPGSIKLRGYRPTVKGNPRQINAAIELIRESRRPLLYVGGGAIASGAHAEIQELAELFNIPVTTTLMGIGAFDEHHPLSLGMLGMHGTAYANFAVTDCDLLICVGARFDDRVTGKLDEFASRAKVIHIDIDPAEVGKNRIPEVPIVGDVRKVLLDLLRRCKQTSAKTTPNQNQEWLNLINRWREDYPLVVPQHPDSIPPQEVIVEVGSQAPHAFYTTDVGQHQMWAAQFLKNGPRRWISSAGLGTMGFGLPAAIGAKVAFPDEQVICISGDASFQMCLQELGTAAQYKINVKTVILNNGWQGMVRQWQQAFHGERYSCSNMEVGMPDVELLAQAYGIKGIVVTHREQLKDAIAQMLAYDGPVILDVRVTKDENCYPMVAPGKSNAQMIGLPKQPPKTSVEPVYCSHCGTSNLPNHNFCSECGTKL; this is encoded by the coding sequence GTGACTGTGAGCTTGCCTTCCCCGACTAGTCCCTCACAAACAGAGAAACATACTCAGTCTGTTAATTCGCCATCGGTGGTTGTGACACCACAACGGGTAACTGGTGGCTTCGCGCTACTTGATAGCCTGCTGCGCCACGGCGTTGAGTATATCTTTGGTTATCCTGGTGGGGCGATTCTGCCGATTTATGATGATCTGTATAAGGTGGAAGCAACTGGCAGCCTTAAACATATTCTAGTGAGACACGAACAAGGAGCAGCTCATGCTGCTGATGGTTATGCTCGTGCAACCGGAAAAGTAGGTGTATGCTTTGGTACTTCTGGGCCTGGGGCAACTAACTTGGTAACAGGTATCGCTACAGCCTACATGGATTCAATTCCAATGGTGATTGTTACTGGGCAAGTACCCCGGAAAATGATCGGTACAGATGCGTTCCAAGAAACCGATATCTACGGTATTACTCTACCCATTGTTAAGCACTCCTATGTAGTGCGTGACCCCCAAGACATGGCGCGAATTGTGGCAGAAGCATTCCACATAGCCAGCACAGGCCGTCCAGGGCCAGTGTTGATTGATGTGCCGAAAGATGTGGCTTTTGAACAATTTGATTATGTACCTGTAGAACCAGGTTCAATTAAATTACGCGGATATCGCCCCACGGTGAAGGGAAATCCACGCCAAATTAACGCCGCGATTGAATTGATCCGCGAAAGCCGTCGTCCTTTACTATACGTTGGTGGTGGGGCGATCGCATCTGGCGCTCATGCAGAAATTCAAGAACTCGCCGAGTTATTTAATATCCCCGTCACTACCACCCTAATGGGTATCGGGGCTTTTGATGAACACCATCCTTTATCCTTGGGGATGTTGGGGATGCACGGCACAGCTTACGCTAACTTTGCTGTGACTGATTGTGATTTATTGATTTGCGTGGGTGCTAGGTTTGATGACCGTGTTACTGGCAAATTAGATGAGTTTGCTTCTCGTGCCAAAGTCATTCACATCGATATTGACCCCGCCGAAGTTGGTAAAAACCGCATTCCTGAAGTCCCCATTGTTGGCGATGTGCGGAAAGTCTTACTTGATTTATTACGTCGTTGCAAACAAACAAGTGCCAAAACTACCCCCAACCAAAACCAAGAATGGCTTAACTTAATTAACCGTTGGCGGGAGGATTACCCCCTAGTAGTTCCCCAGCATCCAGACAGCATTCCCCCACAAGAAGTGATTGTGGAAGTCGGTAGTCAAGCCCCCCACGCCTTCTACACCACTGATGTTGGTCAACATCAAATGTGGGCAGCCCAATTCCTCAAAAATGGCCCCCGGCGTTGGATTTCTAGCGCAGGCTTGGGAACTATGGGTTTTGGTTTACCTGCCGCAATTGGCGCTAAAGTAGCTTTCCCAGATGAACAAGTAATCTGTATTAGCGGTGATGCCAGTTTCCAAATGTGTCTGCAAGAGCTTGGTACTGCTGCACAATATAAGATAAATGTCAAGACTGTAATTCTAAATAACGGCTGGCAAGGGATGGTACGCCAATGGCAACAAGCATTCCACGGCGAGCGCTACTCCTGCTCAAATATGGAAGTAGGGATGCCAGATGTAGAGTTATTGGCACAAGCCTACGGCATTAAGGGTATTGTAGTCACTCACAGAGAGCAATTGAAAGATGCGATCGCTCAAATGTTAGCCTACGATGGCCCAGTTATTTTAGATGTTCGCGTCACAAAAGACGAGAATTGCTATCCTATGGTAGCTCCTGGTAAGAGTAATGCTCAAATGATTGGTTTACCGAAGCAACCACCAAAGACCAGTGTCGAACCAGTTTATTGCAGCCATTGTGGCACGTCAAATTTACCAAATCACAATTTCTGTTCTGAATGTGGGACTAAGTTGTAA
- a CDS encoding MFS transporter: MFPTEPATVNNGFGALIKNRNFMLLWIGQLLSQLGDKVFFVLMVALLENYPPLPGWAENSMYSILMVAFTLPAILLGSAGGLFVDRVSKKFVLVGADVIQALLTLLIAFSPRNFFIFLVLTFAISSLAQFFAPAEQAAIPILVRKENFMAANALYSSTMMGALIVGFAIGEPILSLAKTFLGSDYGQELIVASLYSLSALAFWLVNFKSEHKSISDPTALIHPWADFKEGLGYLKKNRLVLNAMLQLTTLYCVFAALMVLSIRLAADFGLKQQQFGFFLAAAGVGMVLGAAILGHWGDNFRHKPLPLIGFLVMAGVLSLFTFTHNLLLALALCGFLGLGASLIGVPMQTLIQHQTPPTMYGKVFGFQNHAVNIALSAPLAITGPLTDALGLRTVLVGMSFVVVTVGVMAWKNTRRVLQDVI, from the coding sequence ATGTTTCCTACTGAACCTGCTACTGTTAATAATGGGTTTGGCGCACTGATCAAAAATCGTAATTTTATGCTGCTGTGGATTGGGCAATTGCTCTCCCAGTTAGGTGATAAAGTCTTTTTTGTCTTAATGGTTGCCTTGCTGGAGAATTACCCACCCCTTCCAGGTTGGGCAGAAAACTCCATGTACTCAATTTTGATGGTAGCCTTTACTCTGCCCGCAATTTTACTAGGTTCTGCGGGAGGTCTTTTTGTTGATCGCGTTTCTAAAAAATTCGTCCTAGTAGGCGCTGATGTCATCCAGGCATTACTAACACTTTTAATAGCTTTCTCTCCACGGAACTTTTTCATATTTTTAGTCTTGACTTTTGCAATTTCCTCCCTAGCGCAGTTTTTCGCACCAGCAGAACAGGCTGCTATTCCAATTTTGGTGCGTAAAGAAAATTTTATGGCGGCCAATGCTCTTTACAGCAGTACAATGATGGGAGCCTTAATTGTGGGTTTTGCCATTGGTGAGCCGATATTAAGTTTGGCAAAAACCTTCTTAGGCTCAGATTATGGTCAAGAATTAATAGTAGCTAGTTTGTACTCGCTGTCAGCACTTGCATTTTGGCTAGTTAATTTTAAATCTGAACACAAATCCATTAGCGATCCCACAGCCTTAATCCATCCTTGGGCTGATTTCAAAGAAGGATTAGGCTATCTCAAAAAGAACCGCCTAGTATTGAATGCTATGCTGCAATTAACCACATTATATTGTGTTTTTGCCGCTTTAATGGTGCTTTCAATCAGATTAGCAGCAGATTTTGGTTTAAAACAGCAACAATTTGGCTTTTTCTTAGCAGCAGCCGGAGTAGGCATGGTTTTAGGTGCAGCCATATTGGGACATTGGGGAGATAATTTTCGTCACAAACCCTTACCCTTAATCGGGTTTCTGGTGATGGCAGGTGTTTTGTCATTATTCACTTTTACCCACAATTTGCTCTTGGCTTTAGCACTTTGTGGATTTTTAGGATTAGGTGCTTCTTTAATAGGCGTACCTATGCAAACATTAATTCAACACCAAACACCACCTACAATGTATGGCAAAGTATTTGGTTTTCAAAACCATGCTGTAAATATTGCCCTATCAGCACCGTTGGCTATTACCGGGCCATTAACTGATGCTCTAGGCTTGAGAACTGTATTGGTGGGTATGAGTTTCGTAGTTGTAACCGTAGGTGTAATGGCATGGAAAAATACCCGCCGAGTTTTGCAAGATGTGATTTAG
- a CDS encoding ferrochelatase: MVATPEKLQNTQEHLSTQDRVAVLLMGYGEVESYEDFANYNEQALNLLTAKFAPVPTWIYPPLAKLLALFDRHEWGHQHHDFISPHNAIFEKQRAGIEQNLQAKWGDRIQVFKAFNFCAPFLPNQVLAEIKSQGFDKILIYPLLVVDSIFTSGIAIEQVNNALTETNDGENHWLKALRYIPSFYNEPEYIHLMAHLVEEKINADLATAYLPSQIGIVLMNHGCPHKAKGFTSGIVESQALYDLVREELIYKYPLISVGWLNHDTPLIEWTQPNAEQAAKNLIQLGAKVIIFMPIGFATENHETLLDVHHIIHDLEKKYSGVDYVQMACVNDHPEFLAMAAEWANAQIAELQHEQAVAINPQLAVHHHHHHH, encoded by the coding sequence GTGGTTGCCACACCGGAAAAACTACAAAATACACAGGAACATTTATCAACCCAAGACCGAGTAGCCGTGTTGCTCATGGGTTATGGTGAAGTTGAAAGCTACGAAGATTTTGCTAACTATAACGAACAGGCGCTCAATCTACTGACAGCAAAATTCGCACCTGTACCGACTTGGATTTATCCGCCGTTAGCAAAGTTACTGGCGTTATTTGACCGTCACGAATGGGGACATCAACACCACGATTTTATTTCCCCTCACAACGCCATCTTTGAAAAGCAGCGTGCTGGCATTGAACAAAATTTACAAGCAAAATGGGGCGATCGCATTCAAGTTTTCAAAGCTTTTAATTTTTGCGCTCCTTTTTTACCTAACCAAGTTTTGGCGGAAATCAAAAGTCAAGGTTTTGACAAAATTCTGATTTATCCCCTACTAGTCGTTGATTCCATTTTCACCAGTGGGATTGCTATTGAACAAGTTAACAACGCTTTAACTGAGACAAATGATGGTGAAAATCATTGGCTGAAAGCATTACGTTATATACCTTCCTTCTATAACGAGCCAGAATACATCCATTTAATGGCTCATCTGGTAGAGGAGAAAATTAACGCTGATTTAGCCACAGCTTATTTACCTTCCCAAATTGGCATTGTGTTGATGAATCATGGTTGTCCTCACAAAGCCAAAGGTTTCACCTCTGGAATTGTCGAAAGTCAAGCGTTGTACGACCTGGTGCGGGAAGAGTTAATTTATAAGTATCCCCTCATTTCCGTGGGTTGGCTGAATCATGACACCCCCTTAATTGAATGGACGCAACCCAACGCAGAGCAAGCAGCTAAAAACCTGATTCAATTGGGTGCAAAGGTTATTATCTTTATGCCTATTGGCTTTGCTACAGAAAACCACGAAACTTTACTAGATGTACACCACATAATTCATGATTTAGAGAAGAAATATTCTGGTGTGGATTATGTGCAGATGGCTTGTGTGAATGACCATCCAGAGTTTTTGGCGATGGCGGCTGAATGGGCAAATGCTCAGATTGCTGAGTTGCAGCATGAGCAAGCAGTGGCAATCAACCCACAATTAGCTGTACATCATCATCACCATCATCACTAG
- a CDS encoding TspO/MBR family protein yields MKARWIITAVSAALFFGGSLFTSLRDPWFQNLQRPDWLTFEFIIPFVWTFIWACTTISAIIVWEKRTRQGFRPWYLMAIYAAIAISTSAYSPIVVELRSLTGGIIMGGLATLLVYILAFVVKPISPKASWLFLPYALWGPFGTYLTWLLLQLNPGVAS; encoded by the coding sequence GTGAAAGCGAGATGGATCATCACAGCAGTTTCAGCAGCATTGTTTTTTGGTGGTAGCCTGTTTACATCGCTGCGTGACCCCTGGTTTCAAAACTTACAACGTCCCGACTGGCTGACCTTTGAATTTATCATCCCGTTTGTTTGGACTTTCATTTGGGCTTGTACAACCATTTCTGCAATTATTGTTTGGGAAAAAAGGACAAGACAGGGCTTTCGACCTTGGTATTTGATGGCTATTTATGCAGCGATCGCCATTTCTACCTCTGCGTATAGTCCTATTGTAGTAGAACTGCGGAGCCTCACAGGGGGAATAATTATGGGTGGCTTGGCAACGCTACTAGTGTATATTTTAGCCTTCGTAGTCAAGCCCATTTCCCCAAAAGCCTCTTGGCTATTCCTTCCCTACGCCCTCTGGGGGCCATTTGGTACTTATCTAACTTGGTTATTACTCCAACTAAATCCCGGTGTAGCAAGTTAG
- a CDS encoding CAP domain-containing protein has protein sequence MWGAMGYALPLAIALLSTGCEQVIESLPPLPTVEIPSNQPLKPQIPVESATSAQIEAAVRQGINQVRQKNGLQPLQNNVKLAQVARQYSRQMAEKKFFSHTGADGSTPADRVRAGGISYWVVGENLYTSTNIPRPVPSAIEGWMKSPGHRENILRPVFAETGVGVWRIGNTYYITQLFLRRSPLGWP, from the coding sequence ATGTGGGGTGCCATGGGCTACGCCCTACCGTTGGCGATCGCCTTATTATCCACAGGCTGTGAGCAGGTAATTGAATCTTTGCCACCTCTGCCAACGGTTGAAATACCATCAAATCAACCACTAAAGCCTCAAATTCCTGTAGAATCTGCCACCTCTGCCCAAATTGAAGCAGCCGTCCGCCAAGGAATCAACCAAGTACGTCAAAAAAACGGGTTACAACCTTTACAAAATAACGTCAAATTAGCGCAGGTTGCCCGTCAATACAGCAGACAAATGGCAGAGAAGAAATTCTTTAGTCATACTGGCGCGGATGGCAGCACCCCAGCAGATAGAGTCCGTGCTGGTGGTATTTCTTATTGGGTAGTCGGTGAAAATCTATACACAAGCACAAATATTCCTCGTCCTGTACCGTCAGCGATTGAAGGGTGGATGAAAAGCCCTGGACATCGAGAAAATATTCTCCGCCCCGTATTTGCGGAGACAGGTGTAGGAGTGTGGCGAATAGGCAACACCTACTATATTACTCAGTTATTCTTGCGGCGATCGCCCCTTGGGTGGCCTTAA
- a CDS encoding ester cyclase, whose product MSQIDIEKLHLWVQDRDTVLKYSNHVEWRYGEKPDYTHSDAKLAQESTRNHPSNSLETLVQNLVRTFDIEANFKTNPAQWLSVVPDQFRMSTNGGSRHTITDLINSGTYKLMIGNTKNYKATEENFETSTGLFHTAFPDGFLWEVLEVYSGAPEIVFKWRHWGEFKGEFKGYAATGEAIEVIGTSVVRVTEDLKILSLEHYYDNTKFLAKLTSGGKLLKTPQNQQKKSNSLWRRFWNFIRKLWGKKETSAPANLQTSRCPFAAVVK is encoded by the coding sequence ATGAGTCAAATCGACATCGAAAAACTTCATCTTTGGGTACAAGATAGAGACACTGTATTAAAATACAGCAATCATGTTGAGTGGCGTTATGGTGAAAAGCCAGATTATACCCATTCTGATGCAAAACTTGCTCAAGAAAGTACACGTAATCACCCATCCAATTCATTGGAAACACTAGTCCAAAACTTAGTGCGTACCTTTGATATTGAAGCTAACTTTAAAACAAATCCTGCTCAGTGGCTTTCTGTTGTTCCCGACCAATTTCGCATGAGTACCAATGGAGGTTCTCGCCATACCATCACAGACTTGATTAATTCAGGTACTTATAAATTGATGATTGGCAATACCAAAAATTACAAAGCCACTGAGGAAAACTTTGAAACTTCCACTGGTCTATTTCATACAGCTTTTCCCGATGGCTTTTTGTGGGAAGTACTAGAAGTTTATTCTGGGGCGCCGGAGATTGTTTTTAAATGGCGACACTGGGGTGAGTTTAAAGGTGAATTTAAAGGCTATGCAGCTACGGGCGAGGCGATAGAAGTCATTGGCACAAGCGTTGTGCGTGTCACAGAGGATTTAAAAATCCTGTCTTTGGAACACTATTACGACAACACCAAGTTCCTAGCGAAGCTGACATCTGGTGGTAAATTACTCAAAACACCCCAAAATCAGCAAAAAAAATCTAATTCTCTCTGGCGGAGGTTTTGGAATTTCATCAGAAAACTTTGGGGAAAAAAGGAGACATCAGCACCAGCAAATTTACAAACTAGCCGTTGTCCTTTTGCTGCTGTTGTGAAGTAA
- a CDS encoding cation:proton antiporter: MVLESAISEEVIATNLKQFLLVLSVSLGVATLPQVFSWFRQIPYTLLLVIVGLGLAVVDVRLVVLSPALILSIFLPPLLFEAAWNLKWSDLQRDFVPICLYAVFGVIISIAGVAIGLNQLAGISLTTALLIGASLSATDPVSVTALFRELGVGTRLVTLMEGESLFNDGMAVVAFGFLVALPFGNAELGFQPILLQLIQVVGIGVAVGCLIGFAISYLTQRFDLPMVEQSLTLVSAYGTYLITEDLGGSGVIGVVTTGLILGNFGSRIGMNPRTRIIVSEFWEFLAFFVNSIVFLLIGDQIRFASLGENLQIIAITVGAMILMRAVALFILSKLSVMMTQSQVSLPEQTILWWGGLRGSVSIALALSVPNVLPGREKIIATVFGVVLFTLLVQGLTIKPLLQKLNLLGDAPLREQYLQLVARSVALERVLQYLQTEKRPGIDPEFIRYQEKLVTGEIAELQTKIDKLHNEYPNLQNFTTEQFRDELLAIEADTYAEFVKSGRLNKELAPMLEDVLGHQRD, encoded by the coding sequence ATGGTACTTGAATCAGCAATCAGTGAAGAAGTGATCGCCACGAATCTCAAGCAGTTTCTTTTAGTACTTTCGGTTTCTTTAGGTGTAGCCACCTTACCCCAAGTATTTAGTTGGTTTCGCCAAATCCCTTATACCTTACTTCTGGTAATTGTCGGTTTGGGACTAGCAGTCGTTGATGTGCGCCTGGTTGTCCTGTCTCCTGCTTTAATTTTGTCTATCTTTTTACCACCCTTATTATTTGAAGCCGCATGGAATTTGAAATGGTCAGATTTGCAGCGTGATTTTGTCCCAATTTGTCTATATGCCGTGTTTGGGGTGATAATCTCAATTGCCGGAGTAGCAATTGGACTTAATCAACTGGCGGGAATTTCCCTAACTACAGCGTTACTCATCGGTGCGAGTCTTTCTGCTACTGACCCTGTTTCCGTCACCGCTTTGTTTCGTGAATTGGGTGTAGGAACTCGACTTGTCACCCTCATGGAAGGCGAAAGCTTATTTAACGACGGGATGGCAGTAGTCGCCTTTGGTTTTTTGGTGGCTTTGCCTTTTGGGAATGCCGAATTAGGCTTTCAACCAATTTTGTTACAGCTTATACAAGTGGTGGGTATCGGTGTAGCAGTAGGCTGTTTGATTGGTTTTGCTATTTCCTACCTGACCCAACGTTTTGACTTGCCAATGGTGGAACAGTCCTTAACTTTGGTGTCTGCTTACGGTACTTATCTCATTACCGAAGACTTGGGGGGTTCCGGCGTAATCGGGGTTGTCACTACAGGTTTGATATTAGGTAACTTTGGTTCACGTATAGGCATGAATCCCCGGACTCGGATTATTGTTTCCGAATTTTGGGAATTTTTAGCGTTTTTTGTCAATTCGATTGTTTTTTTATTAATTGGCGACCAAATCCGTTTTGCCAGTTTAGGAGAAAATCTGCAAATCATTGCTATTACAGTAGGTGCAATGATTTTAATGCGAGCAGTTGCATTATTTATTCTCAGCAAATTGAGCGTTATGATGACTCAATCACAAGTCTCCTTACCTGAACAGACTATTCTTTGGTGGGGTGGGTTACGTGGTTCTGTGTCAATTGCCCTGGCATTGAGTGTACCGAATGTATTGCCAGGGCGAGAAAAAATCATTGCTACCGTCTTTGGAGTAGTTTTATTTACGCTACTAGTCCAGGGATTAACAATTAAACCCCTGCTGCAAAAGCTCAATCTGCTCGGCGATGCACCCTTACGCGAACAGTATTTACAACTAGTCGCCCGTAGTGTTGCTCTAGAAAGAGTATTGCAATACCTCCAAACAGAGAAACGTCCCGGTATCGACCCAGAGTTTATTCGTTACCAAGAGAAACTTGTCACAGGTGAAATTGCAGAATTGCAAACCAAGATTGATAAATTACACAATGAATACCCCAATCTTCAGAACTTTACAACAGAACAATTCCGCGATGAACTACTAGCAATTGAGGCAGATACTTATGCGGAATTTGTCAAGTCTGGGCGATTAAATAAAGAATTGGCTCCGATGCTGGAAGATGTATTAGGTCATCAAAGAGACTAG